AATGAGCTCTTCATATTGTGAAGGTAATGTATCTAAATAATCTTGAATAATTTTTTGCACTTTTTCAATGTTGGCATCAAGCGATACTTGCATATCAATCAGCGCTTTTGAGTTATTAATCGAGTAGTTAATAACCTCACTAATGCTCCCATTTGGCATAATAAATTGCTCACCCGTACCACCTTTAATTTTCGTTGTACGTAGACCAATTTCCATTACCGTACCTTCTGCAGCACCAATTCTTACATAGTCACCGACACTAAATTGGTCTTCTAAAATAATAAAGAATCCCGTAATGACATCTCTTACTAAGTTTTGCGCACCAAAGGCGATGGCAACAGAAGCAATCCCGGCCCCTGCAATTAGCCCGGCAATTTGAATATTAAGTGCTGATAATACACCCATAATAGCCGAGAAATATACTAAATAACTCAGTACACTTTGAAGTAGCTTAACAATCGTCACTTGTCGACGCTCATTATTACGCACACGAATCATAAAGACACGTGCAATGATTTTTTTACCCGCCCACACAACTAACGAAGAAATAAGCCAAATCGCTAAAATCTTAATGCTTACCTCAAAAATCATGTCCCAAAACTCCTGGCTTGTCGCATAATCCCATAATTTTGTTGTATAGCGCGCTAGGCCCTTTAAATCCGTTTCTGCTAAATCAATCGTTAAATCCTCTTCCAAAATTTTCACCTCTTGTATAACTGTCTTGCATATTGAATATACTGCCTAAATATATCGTATTTTTTCATATTTCTCGAGTAATCTATTTTAAGGAGTGTATACATGACACAAGCATTTGAAAAAAATTATAGCATTCATTATGAGCAAACGAGTGCGGTTTGGGAACTTAGTGAATTTTTATTGCAGCGGATTCCATTTGATCATGAAAAATTAGTGTTTTGCTGCATTGGTACCGACCGTTCTACCGGCGATGCACTCGGACCGATTGTCGGCAGTCAGTTACAACAAATTTTTTCATTTCCTTTTGAAATCGTTGGTACTCTGCAAACCCCACTCCATGCACTAAATATTGTGGAGCGTCATGAAAAACTGTATGAACAAGAAGAGCCGTTTATCGTTGCCATCGATGCGTGCTTAGGTGAAGCATCAGCAATTGGCTCTATTTTAGTCCAAGATGGCCCACTCTATCCCGGAAAAGCCGTAAACAAAGCGCTACCTCCAATCGGTCATCTATCGATTAAAGGCATCGTCAATGTCGGGGGCTTTATGGAAGCGAAGGTACTCGCAAATACACGACTACATGTTACCTATTCTATGAGTGACAAAATTGCCCGCGCGCTACAGCTTGCCTGGCAACGCCACTTACTGAAACAGAAAAATAATCGCAACTATGACCGCAACAATTATAATCGCTGGCAGCAAATTGGCTATACGGATTTTCGTTAGTCCAGCAATATTTAAGCCGATTGCTAATATCATAACACCGCCTGTAGCTGTCATTTCTTTAATAAACAAATCCAGTGCCTCCGCCGGAATATATGTACTAATGACGCCAGCAAAAACAGCGATTGTGCCTTGATACAAAAAGACTGGCACTGCTGAAAGCATGACACCTATCCCTAGCGTAGATGCCAAAATAATTGCCATAAAGCCATCGATAATCCCTTTTGTAATGAGCACATTGTGATCATTACGAAGCCCACTGTCAAGCGCTCCAATAATCGCCATCGAACCAATTACAAAAATTAATGATGCCGTAACAAAGCCCTGTGCAATAGTTCCTTTTTGTGCACGCGTTCCAAATAGGGATTCAACCCATAAGCCGAAACGATTGAATTTCCCTTCTAGATCAAGCCATTCACCAATAACCGTCCCAATTACTAAACTCACAACGATAATAATAAAATTATCACTTTCTAAGCCCATTTGAATACCAAGTACAGCAACAACTAAACCGATAATGACCATTACCGTTTGCTGCATTGATTCTGGGATATTTTTAAATAAACGTCCTACAAATGCGCCAATGATGATAAAGAGCGCATTTAAAAACGATCCAAGTAATACCATGAGTAAGCCTCTTTCTTTTCATAATAGAATCGATTTTAACATGCACATGGCATTACTTGATATTCAATTTTTAAATTTTCTAAAATATCCGTACTGTGAAATGCTAAAAATGGGCGAACAACCTACTTGTTGCGCCCATTTCTTTATTCCTCGATATTCAACATTTCTAAAATGCGTTGCAAATCATCTTCTGAGTAAAATTCAATTTCAATTTTCCCTTTATTTTTTGCTTTTTTAATTTGCACTTGGGTACCAAAATATTCACGGAGCTGTGATTCGGTCGCTTGTGTATGGATATCCGTTTTCGGACTCTTTGTTTCACGTGAAACAGCCTCGTTTACATCCTGAATATATTTTTCAAGCTGGCGAACATTTAAATGGTCTTTTATCACCTTATGTGCCACTTCAGGAATACGGCGCTTATTTTTTAAGCCCAGTAAAGCGCGGCCATGCCCCATTGATAATTTCCCTTCGTTTACAAGCTCGCGTATATCCTCAGGAAGCTGCAATAAGCGAATTAAATTGGCGATATGCGGACGACTTTTACCTAAACGCTTCGCTAAATCATCCTGTGTGAATTTTAGTTTCACAATTAAACTATTGTACGCTTCTGCTTCTTCGATTGGCGTTAGATCCTCACGTTGCAGATTTTCTAAAATCGCCACTTCCATCATTTGCTGCTCACTAAAATCGCGCACGATAACGGGTACTTCTGTTAACCCTGCCAACTTTGCCGCACGATAACGACGTTCCCCTGCTACAATTTCATATTTCTTACCGTTTTTCCGGACAACTATCGGCTGAATAATCCCGTGTTCATGAATCGACTGCGCTAGTTCCTCAATTGCTGCTTCATCAAACACTTTACGTGGCTGAAATGGATTTGCAATCATTCGCGCAACAGCAATTTGCTGCACTTGGTCTTCCTGATGTACTGCTTCTTCACGAAACAATGCATCGATCCCTTTCCCTAATCCTCTAACCATTTTTAATCACTTCCCTTGCAAACTCTAAATAGGTTTCTGATCCGCGTGATTTTGCATCGTACAATAATACAGGCTTACCATGACTCGGTGCCTCACTTAACCGCACATTACGTGGAATAACTGAATGGTACACCCTGTCTTGGAAATACCGCTTTACTTCATCAATCACTTGTAAACCTAAATTTGTTCGTGCATCCAGCATCGTCAGGAGCACCCCATCAATCACAAGTGACTTATTCAAATGCTTTTGCACCAAGCGCACCGTTGATAACAGTTGGCTCAAGCCCTCTAATGCATAATATTCACACTGTACGGGAATAATTAATGCATCCGCTGCCGTTAATGCGTTAATCGTTAATAATCCAAGTGAAGGTGGACAATCAATAATAATAAAATCAAAGTTATTTTTAATTTCCTGTACAGACTTTTTTAGACGCGCTTCACGTGAAACAGTCGAAACAAGTTCAATTTCTGCCCCCGCGAGTGAAATCGTTGCAGGCACAATATATAAATTTTCTACTTCCGTTTTCTGAATCACTTCTTTAATATCCTCATCGTTAATCAGGACATCATAAATACAGCTTTCTAACTCACCTTTTTTCACGCCAAGACCGCTGGACGTGTTCCCCTGTGGATCAATATCAATTAGTAACACTTTCTTTCCTAAATAAGCTAAACATGCACTTAAATTCACGGATGTCGTTGTTTTACCTACACCACCCTTTTGGTTGGCTATTGCAATAATACGTCCCATATTCGCACCTGCTTTCATCACTTCAGTTTAGGTATATTAGTGAATCTATTGATTTATTACGGTTGCCTTCTTTGTCGGTTACTTTTCTACTTTTATCTTATCAAAAAACTATGAACAACGTTGTATAAAAAAACCTTCTACGTAAAAAAATACATAGAAGGCAAAACGGTTATTTTTTCTTTGGAATTTTCACAGTGATTTGATAATACTCATCTGTATCTTCTTCCTCTGTTTTTAAATCGATACCGCTTTTGGTAACCATCGATAATGATTGCTTAATGGTATTGAGGGCAATACGTACATCTTTACTAATCGCTTTACGAGAAGGCTTACGTTTTTTTACGTCCGGCTCTTCTGGATGGAGGATTTTTTGAATTTGATCTTCAAGCTGTCGAACATTCCAGTCAAACTCTTTCGATGCTGCAATTAATTGCATTTGGAGTTGTTCATCCTTAATGGCAATTAATGCACGGGCATGACGCTCCGAAATTTCACGATTTAAAATAGCATCCTGCACAAATTGCGGAAGCTTTAGTAAACGCAATTTATTGGCAACTGTTGATTGACCCTTACCAAGACGTTGGGCAAGCGCTTCTTGTGTAAGCGAATGCAGTTCCAACAGTTTTTGGTAAGCCAGTGCTTCTTCAATTGCTGTTAATTCTTCACGTTGAAGGTTTTCAATAAGCGCGATTGAAGCCGTTTCACGATCATTTAAATTACGTACAATCGCAGGCACTTCTGACCATTGAAGTGATTTCATTGCACGGTAGCGACGTTCACCCGCAATGATTTCATAGTTCCCCACACTACCACTCATCGGACGGATCACGATTGGTTGAATGACACCATGTGTATGAATTGTTCTTGCTAATTCTTCAATCTTCTCATCATCAAAAACGGTACGTGGCTGATAACGGTTCGGAATGATTTTATCTATAGGAATTTTAACTACTTCTTCAGAAGCCATCGAGATATTCTCCATTACTTCTACTTCACTGTTTACTTCTGGTTGCTTCGGGCTCCCTCCGAAAAAACGTGAAAAAGTACTTTTCATCCGTGTGGCACCACCTTTAAGAAACTGTCTAGCTCATATACAATATTATTTCTGATTCAGTCAAAAATGTACAGTGTCCAATGAACAGTTATTTTGTAAAAATGACATAAATATAATTATGTATGCATCAAAAGACGAAAACATTTCATAATTTATATGATTACATAATAATTATTAGCCTATTTGATCGGTGTTTTATTTGGAACACCTGGTTTACGTGGGTATTTTTTTGGTGTTGCTTTTACTTTATCAAATACATACAGTGAACGTTCACTTTCTTCGACAGGTAAATGGAATGCGAATTCTTCTTTTAATTTTGCACCTAATGTGACAATCGCTTTTTGTGCATCTTTCATTTCTTCAGCACCAGCTGCTGCTTTTAATGCCACAAAGTAGCCGCCTTCTTTTGCTAATGGCACACATAACTCTGATAAAACTGAAAGACGGGCAACCGCGCGTGCCGTAACAACATCAAATTTCTCACGGTATTTAGCATTTTGTCCAAATTCTTCCGCGCGTGCGTGCACAAATGACATATGGTCTAAGTTTAACTCATTTGTTAAATGATTTAAAAACGTAATACGCTTGTTTAATGAATCCACAATTGTAATTTGTAAATGTGGGAAGCAAATTTTAATTGGAATACTTGGGAAGCCTGCACCTGCACCAACATCACAAACGGTTGTCACTTTTGTGAAATCAAAGTAAAATGACGCGCTAATTGAATCATAGAAGTGTTTTAAATACACACCTTCTAAATCAGTAATCGCGGTTAAGTTCATTTTTTCATTCCACTCAACTAATAGTTCAAAGTATTTGCGGAATTGGGCGACTTGCATATCTGAAAGCTCGATTCCCTTTTGTTTTAACGCTTCAATAAATTGCTTTTCGTTCATAAAAACGCTCCTTTACATAATCGTAAAATAAGAGCGCCTATAAAAAGACGCTCTCTTGATTAGTTACTTACTTTAGCAATTTTTCCTTGTTCAATATAGACAAGTAAAATCGAAATATCTGCTGGGTTTACCCCTGCGATACGTGATGCTTGTGCGATGGATAATGGACGCACTTGCTTTAACTTTTGTAAGGCTTCTGAAGCTAAGCTACCGATTGCATCATAATCGATGTTCTCTGGAATTTTCTTATCTTCAAGCTTTTTCATTTTTTCTACTTGTTGAAGGGCTTTTTGAATATAACCTTCGTATTTCAATTGGATTTCCACTTGCTCACGTACTGCTTCATCTAACGCTTCTTCCGTAGGCTCAATTAAGCTCGCTACTAAGTCATACGTCATTTCTGTACGTTTTACAAAGTCAGATGCACGAATGCCGTCTTTTAATTCTGCACCACCAACTGAACGCACCGTTTCTTGTGTCTTTTCATTTGGTTTAACAATGATTTCACGTAAGCGGGCGATTTCACCTTCTACTTGCTGACGTTTTTTCTCAAAACGTGCATAACGCTCATCTGAAATTAAGCCAACCTTATGACCAACCTCAGTTAAACGTAAATCGGCATTGTCATGACGTAATAGCAGGCGGTATTCCGCACGAGATGTTAATAAACGGTACGGCTCGTTCGTACCTTTTGTTACTAAGTCATCGATTAATACACCGATATAAGCGTCAGAACGTGAAAGAATCACTTCTTCTTTACCTAAAACTTTAAGTCCGGCGTTCATACCAGCCATTAAGCCTTGGCCCGCCGCTTCTTCATAACCTGAAGTACCGTTTAACTGACCTGCTGTATATAATCCTTGAATCGTTTTTGTTTCAAGTGTTGGCCATAACTGTGTTGGCACAATCGCATCGTACTCAATTGCATAACCAGCACGCATAATTTCCGCATTTTCAAGTCCTGGAATTGAAGCAACCATTTTACGTTGTACATGCTCTGGTAGTGACGTTGAGAAGCCTTGTACATAAACTTCTTGCGTATCACGACCTTCTGGCTCTAAGAAAATTTGGTGACGTGGCTTGTCAGCAAAGCGTGTAATTTTGTCTTCAATTGATGGGCAATAACGCGGACCAGTCCCTTTAATCATCCCTGAGAACATTGGTGATAGGTGTAGGTTGGCATTAATAATGTCATGCGTATTTTCGCTTGTATACGTTAACCAGCAAGGTAATTGATCGGTAATATATTCCGTTGTTTCAAAGCTAAATGCACGTGGTTCTTCGTCACCCGGTTGAATTTCCGTTTTTGAATAATCAATCGTACGGCTGTTAACACGTGGTGGTGTACCTGTTTTAAAACGAACCATATTGAAACCTAACTCGATTAAGTTATCCGCTAACTTGATTGATGGCTGTTGGTTGTTTGGACCAGATGAATATTTTAAGTCCCCAATGATGATTTCACCGCGTAAGAATGTACCTGTTGTTAAGACAACGGCATCTGCACGATAAATCGCACCAACCTGTGTAATAACACCTTTTACTTGGCCATCTTCCACGATTAATTCTTCCACCATCGCTTGGCTAATTTGAAGGTTTTTCTCTTCTTCCAATAAACGCTTCATTTCACGTTGATACAGTTGTTTGTCCGCTTGCGCACGTAATGCACGTACCGCTGGACCTTTTGCTGTGTTGAGCATACGCATTTGAATATGCGTTTTATCGATAACGCGTCCCATAAGACCGCCTAATGCATCGATTTCACGTACAACAATCCCTTTTGCAGGACCGCCGACTGATGGATTACATGGCATAAATGCGATTAATTCTAAGTTGATTGTAAGCATTAATGTTTTTGCGCCAGTTTTTGCTGCAGCATAAGCCGCTTCAACGCCGGCATGGCCGGAACCGACAACAATTACATCATAATTACCTGCCTCATATTTTGTTGGCATGATGTTCTTCCTTCCTCGTATTGTGCTTTAAAAGCATTGATTTATTTCCCTAAACAGAATTGTGAGAATAACTGATTGATTAAGCTTTCTTGCACGGTGTCTCCGATAATTTCACCAAGAAGTTCCCATGTGCGTGTTACATCGATTTGAATCATATCCACAGGTACACCTGCTTCTGCTGCTTCGAGCGCATCTTCAATAACCGTCTGTGCTTGGTGTAATAACGCGATATGACGTGCATTTGATACGTATGTTAAATCCTGTGATTCCACTTGTCCTTCAAAGAATAATGCCGCAATCGCTTCTTCAAGCTCGATAACGCCCTCTTCTTTTAGTAATGATGTTGTGACAACGCGGTGCTTGCCTGCAAGCTCATGAACACGGTTTAAATCGATTTTGCGCTCGATATCTGTCTTATTGACAACAACGATGTAATCCATCGCATCAATTGTTTCAAAGAGGCGCTCGTCTTCGATCGTTAATTCTTCACCGTAATTTAAAACAAGTAAAATTAAATCGGCATCTTTTAACGCCTCACGAGAACGCTCAACACCGATACGCTCTACGATATCTTCTGTTTCACGAATACCTGCTGTATCGACTAAGCGTAATGGTACGCCGCGCACATTCACATATTCCTCAATGATATCACGTGTTGTCCCGGCAATCTCCGTTACAATGGCTTTATTTTCCTGTACGAGGCTATTTAAAAGTGATGATTTCCCTACGTTAGGTCGCCCTAAAATAACTGTAGATAACCCTTCACGTAAAATTTTCCCTTGTGATGAAGTTTGTAAAAGTTTAATGATTTCTTCGCGTACCCAGCCACATTTTTCTTGCAGTACTGGTAGCGTCATTTCTTCTACATCATCATATTCTGGATAATCAATATTAACCTCTACTTGCGCTAATGTCTCAATTAATGCTTGGCGTAGTGATGTAATTAAACGAGATAATTTCCCATCCATTTGATTTAATGCTACATTCATCGCGCGGTCTGTTTTCGCACGAATTAAATCCATAACTGCCTCTGCTTGCGACAGGTCAATACGACCATTTAAAAAGGCACGCTTTGTAAATTCGCCTGGCTCCGCTAAACGTGCACCAAAACGCAACGCAAGCTGTAGTACACGATTAACCGATACGATCCCACCGTGACAGTTGATTTCAACAACGTCTTCACGTGTAAATGTTTTCGGTCCACGCATGAGTGATAGCATTACTTCCTCTACCACTTCGTCTGTTTTTGGATCCACTAGGTGTCCGTAATGAATTGTATGTGTCGGGACTTCTGTTAATTTTTTATTGTTTGGTGATTTAAATATTTTATCTGCAATCGCTACTGCTTCATCGCCACTTAAGCGGACAATTGCAATAGCTCCTTCTCCCATTGGTGTGGATATTGCAGCAATCGTATCAAATTCCATTTATATCCTCCTATATCAGTGTTATCCACATGTGGATAAATCACATCCGTACTATACTATCTAACAATTTAGACTAACATATTTTAAGCAAAATCTAAAGTAATGATGATTTTAAACAAAAGCGCAAAAACGACCTATCCCAAAAAGAATAGGTCGCGCTTGTCTGTATGTTATTTCACTGGTTCAATGACTAAATAACGATTCGGCTCAGCACCTTCTGAGAATGTTTCGATATCTAAACGATTTGCTAAAGCATTATGAATGATTTTGCGTTCGTATGAAGCCATTGGTTCGAATGCAACTGGTTTTCGAGTACGGATTGCCTTATCTGCCATACGTGCAGCAAGCTGTTCGAGTGCGACTTGGCGACGTTCACGATAATCCTCTACATCCATCTGTAAAATCATAAACGATTTTGCTGATTTGTTTAATGTAAGCTGTGTTACTTGTTGCAATGCATTGAGTGTTAACCCGCGCTTGCCGATTAATAAGGCCGCTTTTTCGCTTGATAGCTTAAATGACACATGCTTACCATCTGAAGTATGTTCAATTGCTAAGTCTGTAATGCCCATTTCTTTAGCGATGCTCGTTAAATAGCTCTTCGCCTCTTCAATTGGATCAACCTGTGTATCTTCTGTTTGTTCTAGGTGAATTGGTTGCTCATCTTGTACAAAAACTGGCTCTTCCAGAGTCACTTCTTCAGCTACTTCTTCTACAGGAGTAGCTGGCGCTGAAATGAGCTCATTCACTTGTTGTTGAACAGTGTCTTTGACCGTTACACGAACTTCTGCGTTACGTGCACCGAAACCTAAAAATCCTTTTTTACCTTCTTGTAAAACTTCCACATCAACTTGTTCGTGACTTACGCCAAGCTTTTGTAACGCTAATGAGATCGCTTCTTTTACTGTTGCGCCTATTTGCGTAGTTTGTTTCACTTAGTTCGCTCCTTTGTCGGCAGCTTCCGGTTTATTTTTATTCCAAGGTTTATAAATCACAAGGTTTTGTAATACAGAAACAATGTTTCCGACTACCCAATATAATGAAAGTGCTGCAGGTAAGATAATACCGAAACCAACGATCATTAATGGCATAATGTACATCATAATCTTCATTTGAGGATTATCCATTGCTGGGCCAGTCATTAATACAACATACTGGATTAAACCTGCAACAACGGCAAAAACGATACTTGGTTCTGCTAAATTTACCGATAAGAATGAACCTAATTCAAATGCTGGTGAAGCATTCATACGACTAATCGCATGATAGAACCCGATTAAAATCGGCATTTGAATAAAGATTGGTAGACATCCCGCAAGTGGGTTAACCCCTGAACCTTGCATGAGTTGCATCATTTCTTGTTGGTATTTTTGTTGTGTAACCGCGTCTTTAGAGCTGTATTTTGCCTGTAGCTCTTTTAACTTCGGTTGGATTTCTTGCATTTTTTTAGAACTTTTTACTTGCTTGATTGTTAAAGGTAAAATAACTAAACGAATGATAATTGTTACAATAATAATTGCAAAAGCATAATTCGCTACATTGCCTTCAAACATATCAGCAAAAAGCTTGATGAATGACACTAATGGCCAAACGATATACTCATTCCAGAAACCTTCGCTATCTGCAGTAATCGGTTGGTCAAACTCTGTACAGC
The sequence above is a segment of the Solibacillus sp. FSL H8-0523 genome. Coding sequences within it:
- a CDS encoding DUF554 domain-containing protein, whose product is MVLLGSFLNALFIIIGAFVGRLFKNIPESMQQTVMVIIGLVVAVLGIQMGLESDNFIIIVVSLVIGTVIGEWLDLEGKFNRFGLWVESLFGTRAQKGTIAQGFVTASLIFVIGSMAIIGALDSGLRNDHNVLITKGIIDGFMAIILASTLGIGVMLSAVPVFLYQGTIAVFAGVISTYIPAEALDLFIKEMTATGGVMILAIGLNIAGLTKIRIANLLPAIIIVAVIVAIIFLFQ
- the mnmE gene encoding tRNA uridine-5-carboxymethylaminomethyl(34) synthesis GTPase MnmE, giving the protein MEFDTIAAISTPMGEGAIAIVRLSGDEAVAIADKIFKSPNNKKLTEVPTHTIHYGHLVDPKTDEVVEEVMLSLMRGPKTFTREDVVEINCHGGIVSVNRVLQLALRFGARLAEPGEFTKRAFLNGRIDLSQAEAVMDLIRAKTDRAMNVALNQMDGKLSRLITSLRQALIETLAQVEVNIDYPEYDDVEEMTLPVLQEKCGWVREEIIKLLQTSSQGKILREGLSTVILGRPNVGKSSLLNSLVQENKAIVTEIAGTTRDIIEEYVNVRGVPLRLVDTAGIRETEDIVERIGVERSREALKDADLILLVLNYGEELTIEDERLFETIDAMDYIVVVNKTDIERKIDLNRVHELAGKHRVVTTSLLKEEGVIELEEAIAALFFEGQVESQDLTYVSNARHIALLHQAQTVIEDALEAAEAGVPVDMIQIDVTRTWELLGEIIGDTVQESLINQLFSQFCLGK
- the yyaC gene encoding spore protease YyaC, with amino-acid sequence MTQAFEKNYSIHYEQTSAVWELSEFLLQRIPFDHEKLVFCCIGTDRSTGDALGPIVGSQLQQIFSFPFEIVGTLQTPLHALNIVERHEKLYEQEEPFIVAIDACLGEASAIGSILVQDGPLYPGKAVNKALPPIGHLSIKGIVNVGGFMEAKVLANTRLHVTYSMSDKIARALQLAWQRHLLKQKNNRNYDRNNYNRWQQIGYTDFR
- the jag gene encoding RNA-binding cell elongation regulator Jag/EloR, whose protein sequence is MKQTTQIGATVKEAISLALQKLGVSHEQVDVEVLQEGKKGFLGFGARNAEVRVTVKDTVQQQVNELISAPATPVEEVAEEVTLEEPVFVQDEQPIHLEQTEDTQVDPIEEAKSYLTSIAKEMGITDLAIEHTSDGKHVSFKLSSEKAALLIGKRGLTLNALQQVTQLTLNKSAKSFMILQMDVEDYRERRQVALEQLAARMADKAIRTRKPVAFEPMASYERKIIHNALANRLDIETFSEGAEPNRYLVIEPVK
- the rsmG gene encoding 16S rRNA (guanine(527)-N(7))-methyltransferase RsmG; its protein translation is MNEKQFIEALKQKGIELSDMQVAQFRKYFELLVEWNEKMNLTAITDLEGVYLKHFYDSISASFYFDFTKVTTVCDVGAGAGFPSIPIKICFPHLQITIVDSLNKRITFLNHLTNELNLDHMSFVHARAEEFGQNAKYREKFDVVTARAVARLSVLSELCVPLAKEGGYFVALKAAAGAEEMKDAQKAIVTLGAKLKEEFAFHLPVEESERSLYVFDKVKATPKKYPRKPGVPNKTPIK
- a CDS encoding mechanosensitive ion channel family protein, whose product is MEEDLTIDLAETDLKGLARYTTKLWDYATSQEFWDMIFEVSIKILAIWLISSLVVWAGKKIIARVFMIRVRNNERRQVTIVKLLQSVLSYLVYFSAIMGVLSALNIQIAGLIAGAGIASVAIAFGAQNLVRDVITGFFIILEDQFSVGDYVRIGAAEGTVMEIGLRTTKIKGGTGEQFIMPNGSISEVINYSINNSKALIDMQVSLDANIEKVQKIIQDYLDTLPSQYEELINAPLFLGVTNTTGTEATIRITVETLPLQQHAISRIIRKDVIDILTRNGIPLAAPKMMFYERGGE
- the mnmG gene encoding tRNA uridine-5-carboxymethylaminomethyl(34) synthesis enzyme MnmG: MPTKYEAGNYDVIVVGSGHAGVEAAYAAAKTGAKTLMLTINLELIAFMPCNPSVGGPAKGIVVREIDALGGLMGRVIDKTHIQMRMLNTAKGPAVRALRAQADKQLYQREMKRLLEEEKNLQISQAMVEELIVEDGQVKGVITQVGAIYRADAVVLTTGTFLRGEIIIGDLKYSSGPNNQQPSIKLADNLIELGFNMVRFKTGTPPRVNSRTIDYSKTEIQPGDEEPRAFSFETTEYITDQLPCWLTYTSENTHDIINANLHLSPMFSGMIKGTGPRYCPSIEDKITRFADKPRHQIFLEPEGRDTQEVYVQGFSTSLPEHVQRKMVASIPGLENAEIMRAGYAIEYDAIVPTQLWPTLETKTIQGLYTAGQLNGTSGYEEAAGQGLMAGMNAGLKVLGKEEVILSRSDAYIGVLIDDLVTKGTNEPYRLLTSRAEYRLLLRHDNADLRLTEVGHKVGLISDERYARFEKKRQQVEGEIARLREIIVKPNEKTQETVRSVGGAELKDGIRASDFVKRTEMTYDLVASLIEPTEEALDEAVREQVEIQLKYEGYIQKALQQVEKMKKLEDKKIPENIDYDAIGSLASEALQKLKQVRPLSIAQASRIAGVNPADISILLVYIEQGKIAKVSN
- the yidC gene encoding membrane protein insertase YidC; the protein is MKKNLWIMLSLVSVVLLLSGCTEFDQPITADSEGFWNEYIVWPLVSFIKLFADMFEGNVANYAFAIIIVTIIIRLVILPLTIKQVKSSKKMQEIQPKLKELQAKYSSKDAVTQQKYQQEMMQLMQGSGVNPLAGCLPIFIQMPILIGFYHAISRMNASPAFELGSFLSVNLAEPSIVFAVVAGLIQYVVLMTGPAMDNPQMKIMMYIMPLMIVGFGIILPAALSLYWVVGNIVSVLQNLVIYKPWNKNKPEAADKGAN
- a CDS encoding ParB/RepB/Spo0J family partition protein; this encodes MVRGLGKGIDALFREEAVHQEDQVQQIAVARMIANPFQPRKVFDEAAIEELAQSIHEHGIIQPIVVRKNGKKYEIVAGERRYRAAKLAGLTEVPVIVRDFSEQQMMEVAILENLQREDLTPIEEAEAYNSLIVKLKFTQDDLAKRLGKSRPHIANLIRLLQLPEDIRELVNEGKLSMGHGRALLGLKNKRRIPEVAHKVIKDHLNVRQLEKYIQDVNEAVSRETKSPKTDIHTQATESQLREYFGTQVQIKKAKNKGKIEIEFYSEDDLQRILEMLNIEE
- a CDS encoding AAA family ATPase — translated: MGRIIAIANQKGGVGKTTTSVNLSACLAYLGKKVLLIDIDPQGNTSSGLGVKKGELESCIYDVLINDEDIKEVIQKTEVENLYIVPATISLAGAEIELVSTVSREARLKKSVQEIKNNFDFIIIDCPPSLGLLTINALTAADALIIPVQCEYYALEGLSQLLSTVRLVQKHLNKSLVIDGVLLTMLDARTNLGLQVIDEVKRYFQDRVYHSVIPRNVRLSEAPSHGKPVLLYDAKSRGSETYLEFAREVIKNG
- the noc gene encoding nucleoid occlusion protein encodes the protein MKSTFSRFFGGSPKQPEVNSEVEVMENISMASEEVVKIPIDKIIPNRYQPRTVFDDEKIEELARTIHTHGVIQPIVIRPMSGSVGNYEIIAGERRYRAMKSLQWSEVPAIVRNLNDRETASIALIENLQREELTAIEEALAYQKLLELHSLTQEALAQRLGKGQSTVANKLRLLKLPQFVQDAILNREISERHARALIAIKDEQLQMQLIAASKEFDWNVRQLEDQIQKILHPEEPDVKKRKPSRKAISKDVRIALNTIKQSLSMVTKSGIDLKTEEEDTDEYYQITVKIPKKK